A window of Phycisphaeraceae bacterium genomic DNA:
CCGCACAGCACGGCCTGCTGACGACCTACTGCTTTCCCACACAGCAGCGTTTCAAGCTCGTCGAAGCATTGCAGAAGGTGGCGCCGCGACGAGATGACAAAATTATGCTGCTCTCGACCGGCTCCGAAGCGATCGAGCTGTGCATCAAGCTGGCGCGGGAACACGCGAGGCGGAAAAACAAGACCAATCCGGTGTTTGTCACTTTCGCCAACGCCTTTCACGGAAGGACGCTCGGATCACAACGCGCCGGCGGCATCCCCAGCCTGAAAGAGTGGATCGGCTATGCCGACGAGCACTTTGTTAACGTGCCCTTTCCCGATTCCTTGCGGACCAAGCCGGAAGACAACGACTTCAGTGCTTTTGAAAAGGCTCTGACCCGTCAAGGCGTCAAGCCGGAGCAGGTCTGCGGCGTGCTCACTGAGACGTATCAGGGGGGCGGCTCCAGCTTTGGTCCACCCGAATATTTCCAGAAGCTGCGGCAATGGTGCGACAAGCATGGCGCACTGATGTGCATGGACGAGGTGCAGGCTGGTTTCGGCAGGACTGGAAAGTTCTGGGGATTTGAACACTACGGAATCATCCCCGACCTCATCGCCTGTGGTAAAGGGGTCAGCGGCGCGCTGCCCCTCAGCGCAGTGATCGGACGAAAAGAAATCCTCGACATGTTCCCCCCCGGCTCGATGACCAGCACGCACTCAGGTAATCCGATCTGTGCTGCATCCGCTCTGGCGAGCCTGGAATTGATCCACAAGGAAAAGCTGGTCGAGCGCAGCGCGAAACTCGGCGCGGTACTGCATGAAACCTGCGCGAAAATCAAGCAACGATTCGGTGATGTGATTTTGGCGTCGCACGGCAAAGGTCTGGTTGCCTCACTGCATTGTGTTAAGCCGGGCACCACAGAAGCTGACGGCACGTTCGCCTGGAAAGTGGTCGGCCGAGCGGTGCAAACAGGCGTGATGCTGTTCGCTCCGGTTGGCTTTGCCGGTGCGTGCGTGAAGATTTCGCCTCCCCTGATGATCGCGGAAGATGCGCTGCGGGAAGGTCTTTCCGTTGTCGAGGCGGCATTTGAATACGTACTCGAAACACAGACTGTGGCGAAGTAATACGAACTCCATCAGCTCCGATAGCATTGTCGCGCCAGCGTTCGCCATGCGCACAACCGCTGCGGGGCAATTTCCATTGTGGTCGTGCTGCAGGTCGTAAACTCAAACGAAGCTATGGACGCGCCATCGTCAGCCAGCATCAATCAGATTGAACAAAGGCGAGGGGTCAGCTAAATCAGCGACAACAACATCCGCACCGGCTGCGCGAAGCGCGTCCATCGAGTGACCACCCGTGGCGACGGCGAAACAGACACAGCCGTGGGCGTGGGCGCAGTCCACATCTCGCGGCGTGTCACCGATGATAATCACATGCCGTGGATCAGCCGGAGTACCGGTGAGTTTTTCATACTTCCGCAGAGCAACCGCCACTAAATCAGGGCGTGTCCGACCTTCATCGCCAAAGGCTGTTACCTCAAACCATTCGGGGTTAACGCCGACCGCTTCAAGTTTCAGCGGGACAGCTTTGGTGTAGTTACCCGTAAGCAATCCCATCACAATGTCACGTCTCACCTTGGCCCGCTGCCGCAGCGTGTCGAAAATTTCGTATATGCCGGGCATCGCCCGCACTGCCTCTCGCGCAGCTTCAAGCTCAGCCTTAAGCTCGATGAGGTAATGGTCATGAAAATTATCGTGATGGACTGGATCGTTATCGAGCTTATTGATGCGGGCAAACTCGGCAAAAATCGCGGGGTCGAGGTTGCCTCCCGGATCGATGCCCTCCCATGTGTGATGCTCACCAAAAAGCCGACCGGCGACTTTATACATGGCCTTCATCCCCGCTCCGCCGGAGCGCAGGATCGTGCCATCGATATCCCAGAGAAGTAGTGATTTAACCATGCGTGCGACTGCGTGATCATTCCTATCCGCCAGCTTACCCGACACAACACGACGAGGCACGAGGTCACTCGTATCACATGGCTGCGTGCCCCATCAAGGCAATGTTCATCCCGCGAATACGGTTACAAAGACGGTCAAGCCGCGATCACACTGTCTTCCGAGCGCATGAGATGGGATCAACTAATACCAAAATAAGTCAGCGATTGATACGTGATCAGCGATGCGGTGTACGCCAGAATGG
This region includes:
- a CDS encoding HAD hydrolase-like protein; the encoded protein is MPRRVVSGKLADRNDHAVARMVKSLLLWDIDGTILRSGGAGMKAMYKVAGRLFGEHHTWEGIDPGGNLDPAIFAEFARINKLDNDPVHHDNFHDHYLIELKAELEAAREAVRAMPGIYEIFDTLRQRAKVRRDIVMGLLTGNYTKAVPLKLEAVGVNPEWFEVTAFGDEGRTRPDLVAVALRKYEKLTGTPADPRHVIIIGDTPRDVDCAHAHGCVCFAVATGGHSMDALRAAGADVVVADLADPSPLFNLIDAG
- a CDS encoding aspartate aminotransferase family protein; translated protein: MGDPYPLTPVEVQPIRTANRVIQTPIPHPSTVPMLEKMRSLEPWCMEGQPPIIWDRAEGASVFDSFGNKWIDFTSGVLITNAGHGRKEMIDAVVKTAQHGLLTTYCFPTQQRFKLVEALQKVAPRRDDKIMLLSTGSEAIELCIKLAREHARRKNKTNPVFVTFANAFHGRTLGSQRAGGIPSLKEWIGYADEHFVNVPFPDSLRTKPEDNDFSAFEKALTRQGVKPEQVCGVLTETYQGGGSSFGPPEYFQKLRQWCDKHGALMCMDEVQAGFGRTGKFWGFEHYGIIPDLIACGKGVSGALPLSAVIGRKEILDMFPPGSMTSTHSGNPICAASALASLELIHKEKLVERSAKLGAVLHETCAKIKQRFGDVILASHGKGLVASLHCVKPGTTEADGTFAWKVVGRAVQTGVMLFAPVGFAGACVKISPPLMIAEDALREGLSVVEAAFEYVLETQTVAK